In one window of Streptomyces sp. FXJ1.172 DNA:
- the der gene encoding ribosome biogenesis GTPase Der, with protein sequence MNDDIQPDGSDAYDAAHEYDHGALGDAEYAEFMELAAEEGFDLADVEGAIEAAGHGPLPVLAVVGRPNVGKSTLVNRIIGRREAVVEDKPGVTRDRVTYEAEWAGRRFKVVDTGGWEQDVLGIDASVAAQAEYAIEAADAVVFVVDAKVGATDTDEAVVRLLRKAGKPVVLCANKVDGPSGEADAAYLWNLGLGEPHPVSALHGRGTGDMLDAVLEALPEAPEQTFGTAIGGPRRIALIGRPNVGKSSLLNKVAGEERVVVNELAGTTRDPVDEMIELGGKTWKFVDTAGIRKRVHLQQGADYYASLRTAAAVEKAEVAVVLIDAADSISVQDQRIVTMAVEAGRALVLAYNKWDTLDEERRYYLEREIETELGQVAWAPRVNVSARTGRHMEKLVPAIETALAGWETRVPTGRLNAFLGELVSAHPHPIRGGKQPRILFGTQAGTKPPRFVLFASGFIEAGYRRFIERRLREEFGFEGTPIHISVRVREKRGAKKK encoded by the coding sequence ATGAACGACGACATCCAGCCCGACGGCTCGGACGCGTACGACGCCGCGCACGAGTACGACCACGGGGCTCTCGGCGACGCCGAGTACGCGGAGTTCATGGAGCTCGCCGCGGAAGAGGGCTTCGACCTCGCGGACGTCGAGGGCGCCATCGAGGCGGCGGGCCACGGCCCGCTGCCCGTGCTCGCCGTCGTCGGCCGCCCCAATGTCGGCAAGTCGACCCTGGTGAACCGGATCATCGGCCGCCGCGAGGCCGTGGTCGAGGACAAGCCCGGTGTCACCCGCGACCGCGTCACCTACGAGGCCGAGTGGGCCGGCCGGCGCTTCAAGGTCGTCGACACCGGCGGCTGGGAGCAGGACGTCCTCGGCATCGACGCCTCCGTGGCCGCCCAGGCCGAGTACGCGATCGAGGCGGCCGACGCGGTCGTCTTCGTCGTGGACGCCAAGGTCGGCGCGACCGACACCGACGAGGCGGTCGTCCGGCTGCTGCGCAAGGCCGGCAAGCCGGTGGTGCTGTGCGCCAACAAGGTCGATGGTCCGAGCGGCGAGGCCGACGCCGCGTACCTGTGGAACCTGGGCCTCGGCGAGCCGCACCCCGTCTCCGCCCTGCACGGCCGCGGCACCGGCGACATGCTGGACGCCGTCCTGGAGGCGCTGCCCGAGGCGCCCGAGCAGACCTTCGGCACCGCGATCGGCGGCCCGCGCCGCATCGCGCTCATCGGCCGCCCGAACGTCGGCAAGTCCTCGCTGCTGAACAAGGTGGCCGGCGAGGAGCGCGTCGTCGTCAACGAGCTGGCGGGCACCACCCGCGACCCGGTCGACGAGATGATCGAACTGGGCGGCAAGACCTGGAAGTTCGTGGACACCGCCGGTATCCGCAAGCGCGTCCACCTCCAGCAGGGCGCCGACTACTACGCCTCCCTGCGCACGGCCGCCGCCGTGGAGAAGGCCGAGGTCGCGGTCGTCCTCATCGACGCCGCCGACAGCATCTCGGTGCAGGACCAGCGGATCGTCACCATGGCCGTCGAGGCGGGCCGCGCCCTGGTCCTCGCCTACAACAAGTGGGACACCCTGGACGAGGAGCGCCGCTACTACCTGGAGCGGGAGATCGAGACGGAGCTGGGCCAGGTCGCCTGGGCTCCGCGCGTGAACGTCTCGGCGCGCACCGGCCGTCACATGGAGAAGCTGGTCCCGGCGATCGAGACCGCCCTCGCCGGCTGGGAGACCCGGGTCCCCACCGGCCGCCTCAACGCCTTCCTCGGCGAGCTGGTCTCGGCCCACCCGCACCCGATCCGTGGCGGCAAGCAGCCGCGCATCCTGTTCGGCACGCAGGCCGGCACCAAGCCCCCGCGCTTCGTCCTGTTCGCCTCGGGCTTCATCGAGGCGGGCTACCGCCGCTTCATCGAGCGCCGGCTGCGCGAGGAGTTCGGCTTCGAGGGCACCCCGATCCACATCTCGGTGCGGGTGCGCGAGAAGCGCGGCGCGAAGAAGAAGTAG
- a CDS encoding LysM peptidoglycan-binding domain-containing protein gives MSECADTTRNTARHDGTRRGRTTAALASAALLAPLGLLAATGNAAAADNGVWDRIAACESGGNWHINTGNGYYGGLQFSASTWRAYGGTAYAPTADQASRSAQIAVATKVQQAQGWGAWPVCSGSAGASGAAPAADRTSSSGTADPKGVTTKSAPARSAPAASAAAQTPQASTGRSAAPGDRDYVVREGDTLSAIAARHGTTWQRIYAANKKVVGGDPNLIVPGQRLAL, from the coding sequence ATGTCCGAGTGTGCCGATACCACCCGCAACACCGCCCGTCACGACGGCACCCGCAGGGGCCGTACGACGGCCGCGCTCGCCTCGGCCGCGCTGCTCGCACCGCTGGGGCTGCTGGCCGCGACCGGCAACGCCGCGGCGGCGGACAACGGGGTGTGGGACCGCATCGCGGCGTGCGAGAGCGGCGGCAACTGGCACATCAACACCGGCAACGGCTACTACGGCGGGCTCCAGTTCTCCGCCTCGACCTGGCGCGCGTACGGCGGCACCGCCTACGCCCCGACGGCCGACCAGGCCTCCAGGAGCGCTCAGATCGCCGTCGCCACCAAGGTCCAGCAGGCCCAGGGCTGGGGCGCCTGGCCCGTCTGCTCGGGCAGCGCCGGAGCCTCTGGCGCGGCTCCCGCGGCCGACCGCACGAGTTCCTCCGGTACGGCCGACCCGAAGGGCGTGACGACGAAGTCCGCCCCGGCCCGGTCCGCCCCGGCCGCGTCCGCGGCGGCGCAGACCCCGCAGGCGTCCACCGGTCGCAGCGCCGCCCCCGGTGACCGTGACTACGTCGTCCGCGAGGGCGACACGCTGAGCGCGATCGCCGCCCGGCACGGGACCACCTGGCAGCGGATCTACGCCGCCAACAAGAAGGTCGTCGGCGGCGACCCGAACCTGATCGTGCCCGGCCAGCGCCTGGCACTCTGA
- a CDS encoding I78 family peptidase inhibitor translates to MAPIPTPPAEPQDSPDGYVGLDAAQAERLARQRGWSTVRSLPPGAIITMEYRAGRLNFEVREGLVARAWKG, encoded by the coding sequence ATGGCACCGATTCCCACTCCGCCAGCGGAGCCCCAGGACAGTCCGGACGGGTACGTCGGCCTCGATGCCGCGCAGGCCGAGCGGCTCGCCCGGCAGCGGGGGTGGTCGACGGTACGGTCGCTGCCGCCGGGCGCGATCATCACCATGGAGTACCGGGCGGGGCGGCTGAACTTCGAGGTGCGCGAGGGCCTGGTGGCCCGCGCCTGGAAGGGCTGA
- a CDS encoding phosphatase PAP2 family protein gives MRTERNLTRRLDRVFARLDREPERPAHIDVPKMSRHRVVLFTATLAFYVAIVWAIVITSWLVRLDWQVMFFRPYQQWPQIHAFLDYYVVLGQRGPTAVMVAAWLGWRSWRQHTLRPLLTLGASLLLLNITVGAAKYGMGRLGPHYATVIGSNEMGLGGDIFPSGHTANAVVTWGILAYLASTPRARRWLSALSAITALGVGLTTVYLGTHWLSDVLLGWAAGLLILLALPWFEPLIARTEDWLFDLRDRWRARRSRPAAEPALPPVTPVVLKPRSAPPAEQPSPAREPVASTRASRGLAHLAPGPHTTRSERTPVTPVGSRRPPHTDHRVPRGTSQPARPLTGG, from the coding sequence GTGCGTACCGAACGAAACCTCACCCGGCGTCTGGACCGGGTGTTCGCCAGACTCGACCGTGAGCCGGAACGACCGGCCCACATCGATGTGCCGAAGATGAGCCGGCACCGGGTCGTGCTGTTCACGGCGACCCTGGCTTTCTATGTGGCGATCGTGTGGGCCATCGTGATCACGTCCTGGCTGGTCCGGCTCGACTGGCAGGTCATGTTCTTCCGGCCGTACCAGCAGTGGCCCCAGATCCACGCCTTCCTCGACTACTACGTGGTGCTCGGCCAGCGCGGCCCCACCGCCGTGATGGTCGCGGCCTGGCTCGGCTGGCGCTCCTGGCGGCAGCACACGCTCCGCCCGCTGCTGACCCTGGGCGCCTCGTTGCTGCTGCTGAACATCACGGTCGGCGCCGCCAAGTACGGGATGGGGCGGCTCGGTCCGCACTACGCGACCGTGATCGGCTCGAACGAGATGGGCCTGGGCGGCGATATATTCCCCAGCGGCCACACCGCCAACGCGGTCGTGACCTGGGGAATCCTGGCGTATCTGGCCTCCACCCCGCGAGCCCGCCGCTGGCTGTCGGCCCTGTCGGCGATCACCGCGCTCGGCGTCGGCCTCACCACCGTCTACCTCGGTACGCACTGGCTGAGCGACGTGCTGCTGGGCTGGGCCGCGGGCCTGCTGATCCTGCTCGCCCTGCCCTGGTTCGAGCCGTTGATCGCCAGGACCGAGGACTGGCTGTTCGACCTGCGCGACCGCTGGCGGGCCCGCCGCAGCCGTCCCGCGGCCGAACCGGCCCTCCCCCCGGTCACCCCCGTGGTGCTCAAGCCGCGCAGCGCCCCGCCGGCCGAGCAGCCGTCCCCGGCGCGCGAGCCGGTCGCCTCGACCCGCGCCTCCCGGGGCCTGGCGCACCTGGCCCCGGGGCCGCACACGACGCGTTCGGAGCGCACTCCGGTCACCCCGGTGGGCAGCCGCCGCCCGCCGCACACCGACCACCGCGTCCCGCGCGGCACGTCCCAGCCGGCCCGCCCGCTCACGGGCGGCTGA
- a CDS encoding glycosyltransferase family 39 protein, whose translation MTDLEARVTPPRAPVLRRAAPALLGYAVVRALGLVVLAVWSAARGKSAHTLLTARWDALWYTRVAELGYGYQVRLPNGDVHSNLAFFPLLPWLERLLHALMPLSYADAGLVISLLASLAAACGIFAVADRVYGPRAGACAVLLWAALPVGIVQSMAYSESLFTALAAWSLYALLTGRWVSAGALAALAGLTRPVGAAVVAAVWVAGVLSFRGDRGAHGAQAPARRRALGMLLAPLGAAGYVLWVGHRTGRGPLGYLDVQAGWRNGFDGGYAFARFVADKFTSFPSALAGVGLIVGVALLLWLYVTGVRQRQPVELLVYTGVVLALALCASSYFGSKPRLLLPAFPVLLPLARALARLHTSRFVLVTAGLTAVSAVYGAFWLNGSGPP comes from the coding sequence GTGACCGATCTTGAAGCGCGCGTGACCCCGCCCCGCGCCCCTGTATTGCGCCGGGCGGCCCCGGCCCTGCTGGGCTATGCCGTGGTGCGCGCCCTGGGGCTGGTGGTACTGGCGGTGTGGAGCGCCGCGCGCGGCAAGAGCGCGCACACCCTGCTGACCGCACGCTGGGACGCCCTCTGGTACACCCGGGTCGCCGAGCTGGGCTACGGCTACCAGGTGCGGCTGCCGAACGGCGACGTGCACTCCAATCTGGCGTTCTTCCCGCTGCTGCCGTGGCTGGAGCGGCTGTTGCACGCACTGATGCCGCTGTCGTACGCGGACGCGGGTCTCGTCATCAGCCTGCTCGCCTCGCTGGCTGCGGCCTGCGGGATCTTCGCGGTCGCGGACCGGGTGTACGGCCCCCGGGCCGGGGCCTGCGCGGTGCTGCTGTGGGCCGCGCTGCCCGTGGGGATCGTGCAGTCGATGGCGTACAGCGAGTCGTTGTTCACCGCGCTGGCGGCCTGGTCGCTGTACGCGCTGCTGACCGGGCGCTGGGTGAGCGCCGGTGCGCTCGCGGCCCTGGCCGGGCTGACCCGGCCGGTGGGGGCGGCGGTGGTCGCGGCGGTGTGGGTCGCGGGGGTGTTGTCGTTCAGAGGCGACCGCGGTGCGCACGGCGCACAGGCTCCCGCCCGGCGGCGCGCCCTCGGCATGCTGCTCGCTCCGCTCGGCGCCGCCGGTTACGTCCTGTGGGTCGGGCACCGCACCGGCAGGGGCCCGCTCGGTTATCTGGACGTCCAGGCCGGCTGGCGCAACGGGTTCGACGGCGGCTACGCCTTCGCGCGTTTCGTGGCCGACAAGTTCACGTCATTTCCGTCCGCGCTCGCCGGCGTCGGCCTGATCGTCGGGGTCGCGTTGCTGCTGTGGCTCTACGTCACCGGCGTACGCCAGCGTCAGCCCGTCGAACTGCTGGTGTACACGGGTGTCGTCCTCGCGCTCGCCCTGTGCGCGTCGAGCTACTTCGGCTCCAAGCCCCGGCTGCTGCTGCCCGCCTTCCCGGTGCTGCTGCCGCTCGCCCGCGCCCTCGCCCGGCTGCACACCTCGCGCTTCGTGCTGGTCACGGCGGGGTTGACGGCCGTCTCGGCGGTCTACGGGGCGTTCTGGCTGAACGGCTCCGGCCCACCATGA
- a CDS encoding MFS transporter yields the protein MSGTTTAAVRPRPRAAGAGANRWVVLVVLCVSLLLVALDATVLHVAVPAVTEDLRPGAIELLWIVDVYPLVCASLLILFGTLGDRIGRRRVLLLGYGLFGVASGVAAFAQSAEILILARALLGVGGAMIMPATLSILRQVFPNRRERALAIGIWSAVAAVGAAVGPLLGGFLLEHFWWGAVFLVNIPLMLVSLPVGRTLLPESRGEQSGPWDVTSALMAAGGLFGVVLGVKRLGGGEAPASAFTVLPLLVGAVLLLFFVRRQRRLPHPLVDLRTFRRPAFSTSVGCIVLAMLALVGLELIAAQYLQLVLGLSPLQTGLRLLPLTVAAMASGLAGARMLRRFGPRRMVCAGFLLTATAVLTLTAMGATDNAPLLLCGFLLLGFGLETTLFGAYESMLSECPADRAGGAAAIGETSYQLGAGIGIALLGSVMNAAYAPGLRSVPGVSQHTSDAAGHSLGEAYDIAGRLGGGAGAALRRAARDSFVHGLHVTLLVSAGLLLLGAVMALRLPRIMHCPQSTAAVELPAPREVAESRVSA from the coding sequence ATGTCCGGGACGACCACGGCTGCCGTGCGCCCGCGCCCTCGGGCGGCCGGAGCCGGTGCCAACCGCTGGGTCGTCCTCGTCGTCCTCTGCGTCAGCCTGCTGCTCGTCGCCCTCGACGCGACCGTGCTGCACGTGGCGGTCCCCGCCGTCACCGAGGACCTCAGGCCGGGCGCCATAGAGCTGCTCTGGATCGTCGACGTCTATCCGCTGGTCTGCGCCTCGCTGCTGATCCTCTTCGGCACCCTCGGCGACCGGATCGGCCGCAGGCGCGTCCTGCTGCTCGGCTACGGTCTCTTCGGTGTCGCCTCCGGCGTGGCCGCCTTCGCGCAGAGCGCCGAGATACTCATCCTGGCCCGGGCGCTGCTCGGCGTCGGCGGCGCGATGATCATGCCCGCCACCCTGTCGATCCTGCGTCAGGTCTTCCCAAACCGGCGCGAGCGCGCGCTCGCCATCGGCATCTGGAGCGCGGTCGCCGCCGTCGGGGCGGCGGTCGGCCCGCTGCTAGGCGGCTTTCTGCTGGAGCACTTCTGGTGGGGCGCGGTCTTCCTGGTCAACATCCCGCTGATGCTGGTCAGCCTGCCGGTCGGCCGGACCCTGCTGCCCGAGTCCCGGGGGGAGCAGAGCGGCCCCTGGGACGTGACCAGCGCCCTGATGGCGGCCGGCGGTCTGTTCGGTGTCGTCCTCGGCGTGAAGCGGCTGGGCGGGGGGGAGGCGCCGGCCAGTGCCTTCACCGTGCTGCCGCTGCTGGTCGGCGCGGTTCTCCTCCTCTTCTTCGTACGGCGCCAGCGGCGGCTGCCGCATCCGCTGGTGGACCTGCGGACGTTCCGCCGGCCCGCCTTCAGCACCTCGGTGGGCTGCATCGTGCTGGCGATGCTCGCGCTGGTCGGCCTGGAGCTGATCGCCGCGCAGTATCTGCAGCTGGTGCTCGGACTGTCGCCGCTGCAGACCGGCCTCAGGCTGCTGCCGCTGACCGTCGCGGCGATGGCGTCGGGCCTGGCGGGTGCCCGGATGCTGCGCCGCTTCGGGCCACGCCGGATGGTGTGCGCCGGGTTCCTGCTGACCGCCACCGCCGTCCTGACGCTCACCGCGATGGGCGCCACCGACAACGCGCCCCTGCTGCTCTGCGGATTCCTGCTGCTCGGCTTCGGCCTGGAGACCACGCTCTTCGGGGCGTACGAGTCGATGCTCAGCGAGTGCCCGGCGGACCGGGCCGGCGGCGCGGCGGCGATCGGCGAGACGTCGTACCAGCTCGGGGCCGGCATCGGGATCGCGCTGCTCGGCAGTGTGATGAACGCGGCCTACGCGCCGGGCCTGCGCTCGGTGCCGGGTGTGTCACAGCACACGTCGGACGCGGCCGGGCACTCGCTCGGCGAGGCCTACGACATCGCCGGACGGCTCGGCGGCGGCGCCGGGGCCGCGCTGCGCCGGGCCGCGCGCGACTCCTTCGTGCACGGACTGCATGTGACGCTGCTGGTGAGCGCCGGGCTGTTGCTGCTGGGCGCGGTGATGGCGCTGCGGCTGCCGCGGATCATGCACTGCCCGCAGTCCACGGCGGCCGTGGAACTGCCCGCACCGAGGGAAGTGGCGGAGTCCCGCGTCTCGGCCTGA
- a CDS encoding acyl-CoA dehydrogenase family protein codes for MSASSKLPAFDPADPLGIDDLLEPEDLAVRDTVRSWAADRVLPYVADWYEKGELPGIRELARELGSIGALGMSLTGYGCAGATAVQYGLACLELEAADSGIRSLVSVQGSLAMYAIHRFGSEEHKQQWLPRMAAGEVIGCFGLTEPDHGSDPAAMRTHAKRDAGGDWVLNGRKMWITNGSVAGVAVVWAQTEDGIRGFVVPAGSPGFSAPEIKHKWSLRASVTSELVLDDVRLPANAVLPEVTGLRGPLSCLSHARYGIVWGAMGAARSSFETALDYAKSREQFGRPIGGFQLTQAKLADMAVELHKGILLAHHLGRRMDAGRLRPEQVSFGKLNNVREAIEICRTARTILGANGISLEYPVMRHATNLESVLTYEGTVEMHQLVLGKALTGLDAFR; via the coding sequence ATGTCCGCGTCCTCGAAGTTGCCCGCCTTCGATCCCGCCGACCCGCTCGGGATCGACGACCTGCTGGAACCGGAAGACCTGGCCGTCCGGGACACGGTCCGCAGCTGGGCCGCCGACCGCGTGCTGCCGTACGTCGCCGACTGGTACGAGAAGGGCGAGCTGCCCGGCATCCGGGAACTCGCGCGCGAACTCGGCTCCATCGGCGCCCTCGGCATGTCCCTGACCGGGTACGGCTGCGCGGGCGCGACGGCCGTGCAGTACGGCCTGGCCTGCCTGGAACTGGAGGCGGCCGACTCCGGTATCCGCTCCCTGGTCTCCGTGCAGGGCTCGCTCGCGATGTACGCGATCCACCGGTTCGGCAGCGAGGAGCACAAGCAGCAGTGGCTGCCCCGCATGGCGGCCGGCGAGGTGATCGGCTGCTTCGGTCTCACCGAACCCGACCACGGCTCCGACCCAGCCGCCATGCGCACCCACGCCAAGCGCGACGCCGGGGGAGACTGGGTGCTCAACGGGCGCAAGATGTGGATCACCAACGGCTCCGTCGCCGGGGTGGCCGTCGTCTGGGCGCAGACCGAGGACGGCATCCGCGGCTTCGTCGTCCCGGCCGGCAGCCCCGGCTTCTCGGCGCCCGAGATCAAGCACAAGTGGTCGCTGCGCGCCTCGGTCACCAGCGAACTGGTCCTGGACGACGTACGGCTGCCCGCAAACGCCGTACTCCCGGAGGTCACCGGCTTGCGCGGCCCGCTCAGCTGTCTGTCCCACGCCCGCTACGGCATCGTCTGGGGTGCGATGGGCGCGGCTCGCAGCAGCTTCGAGACGGCCCTCGACTACGCCAAGTCGCGTGAGCAGTTCGGGCGGCCCATCGGCGGCTTCCAGCTCACCCAGGCCAAGCTCGCCGACATGGCGGTGGAACTGCACAAGGGAATCCTGCTCGCCCACCATCTCGGGCGGCGGATGGACGCCGGCCGCCTGCGCCCCGAGCAGGTCAGCTTCGGCAAGCTCAACAACGTCCGCGAGGCCATCGAGATCTGCCGTACGGCGCGGACGATCCTCGGTGCCAACGGGATCTCCCTCGAGTACCCCGTGATGCGGCACGCGACCAACCTCGAGTCGGTGCTCACCTACGAGGGCACCGTCGAGATGCACCAGCTCGTGCTGGGCAAGGCGCTCACCGGGCTCGACGCCTTCCGCTGA